CAGAAAGGGCAGGTCGATGTCGAATAGACCGTCACTTTTTTTGCCATATCTTCACCTCACTATATTTTTTAACTCTATCATGTCGTCTATAACGTAATCCGGCCTGAGCGGCTCGACGTCCTCCCTCTTCCCCAGGCCGTACGTCACCCAGCATGTCCTTATACCGGCATTCTTCCCGGTATTTATGTCTATGGCCATGTCGCCTATGATCATGGCCTTATCTTTATCCGTCGCAGTACCGGAAAATAACCTCTCCAGTATGCACGCCGACGGCTTCATGCAGCTTTCATCGTCGCCGCCTATGATATCCTCGAAGTGGGCCCGGATGCCCAGTTTGCCAAGCGTCACATCCGCAAAGCGCGCATACCTGTTGGTCAGGATAAATTTCCTCTTGCCCTTAAAATGCTCGAGCACCTCTTTAACGTGCGGATAGAGCTTCGAGGTATCGGCCGGGTGTTCCAGGTAATAACCGCTGAATGCCTCGAGCACCCGTCCCGCCATATCCTGGCGGCTCTCCCCCAGGCACTTCCTGACAAGGTCGCTTACTCCGGTGCCTATATGCGCCGTGATCTCGGCGGGCTCTTTTTTAGGAAGGCCTGCCGAGGCCAGGGCAAAGTTCATCGCGTTGGCGATATCAAGGCGCGAATCAACGAGCGTCCCGTCTACGTCGAAGAGCAGGACCTCGCACGCTGTAAGGGCCATCTAACCTTTAAGGTTCTCGAACATCTCCTCGTGGCCGATCTCTTCGCCCATGATGTGCGTAGCCAGCTGGTATGTATCGTGGTCTTTGCCGAAGGTCTTCTTCGCGATCTTGTTATATACCTCGATCGCGCCCGCCTCGGCCGTCGTCACGATCTTTATTATTGCATCGTAGTCGGCAAGGTCCTTCATCACGCCCGGGTACGGCGCGTTCGCGTTCTTGGCAAGGTCGCTTATGTTATTTACCGGAAGGCCTCCAAGCTCGATGATCCTTTCGGCCAGCTCCTGGGCATGCTCGAGCTCGTCCTTTGCTATCTTATTGAGGAATTCCGCCATATCCTCATACCCTTTACCCTCTACCGCCTGTGCCATGTACCACCATGCGTAATAGGCGAGCCATTCGTCGCAATACGCCTTATTCAGGTCCTTTATCAGGTCCTTCAGGTTGACCTCTGCGCCTGCTATCTCTCTCGACTTCTTTCCCATATCCTACCCCTTTCTTTTTTTTACAGCTTCTTTCCGAACTCCAGGCCGTACTCGTAACACCGTTTCCGCTCGCCTTCATCAGGGACATATTTACAGGATAATAAAGGCTGCGCTATCTCCATTCCCCCCTCTTTAAGCCCCTTCTCTACATTCTCCGCCGCGCCGCCGCCCCAACCGTACGAACCGAACGCCGCAGCGATCCTGTTCTTCGGCTTCAGCCCCTTCAGAAGCTCCAGAAAACCGGCTATCGCCGGAAGCATATCGTTATCGTGCGTTGACGACCCTATGAGATATCCTTTGGCATCCAGCATCCGGCCTATCACTTCCGTGCGGTCGGAGGCGTTTATGTCGAAGAGCTTGACGTCGACGCCGGCGTCTGCGATGCCCTCCGCGATGAGCCGGGCCATCTTCTCGGTGGAGCCCCACATCGTCTCGTACACTATCACCGCCTTCTTCTTCGTCTCGTTCCTGGCCCATGAGATGTATGCCTTCACTATCTTCATGGGGTCCTTGCGCCATATTATACCGTGGCTCGGCGCTATCATATCGAACGGGATATCCATCTTCTGTATATCCTCGATCTTTTTCAGTATCACGGAGCTGAGCGGCAACAGTATATTGGCGTAATATTTCGCGGCCTCGTCCATCAGCTCTGCCTCGCTCACCTCGTCGTCGAACCTCTCGCTTGTAGCGTAATGCTGGCCGAAAGCGTCGTTGGGCAGGAGGAGCGACTCTTCGCGGCAGTAGGTGAACATGCTGTCGGGCCAGTGTATCATCGGCGCCTCGATAAAGCTCAATGTACGCCTGCCGAGCTTAAGCTTATCGCCTGTCTTCACGGTCTGAAAATCCCAATTCTCGTAATAGTTTCGATACAGGCCCTCCTTGCACTTCGCCGTCCCGTATACCTTTGCCTTCGGACAGAGCTTCATCAGGGCCGGCATGGCGCCGGAATGGTCCGTCTCGACATGGTTGGCTATCACGTAATCGATCTTCCCGGGAGGCACTATCTCCCCTATCTTCCTTATCATCTCGTCCGCGAACGGGCCGTAAACGGTATCGACCAGCGTTATCTTATCGTCGATTATGAGATACGCGTTGTAGGTAGAGCCGCGCCGGGTCGTATAAGTGTGGCCGTGGAAATTCTTCACGTTCCAATCGACGACGCCTACCCAATAGATGCCTTTCTTTATTTCACAGGGCCTCATAAGCGATCACCCCTCTTTCACGAACTGGCTCTTGTCGGCCCCGCATACCGGGCATACCCAGTTATCCGGGAGTTTCTCGAACGGCGTGCCGGGCGCAACGCCTCCGTCCGGGTCTCCCGTCGCGGGATCGTAGATATAGTTACAGACGACACAGCGGTATTTTTGCATGGTATTATCCTTTCCTTTTGTCTCCTCTCCTCTTATAAAGGTCGGGGCCGTATCCGGCGTCGTGCCGCGCTTGACCTGGTGATAGTAATCGTAGGTCATCGCCTTCCCCGCCTTCAGAACCTTGGACTCCGTCAATTCTCCCAGAAAGAGCGTATGGGTACCGCAATCCAGTTTTTTAATCACCTTCGCCTCTATATAACATAACGTATTGTCCAGCACGACCGGACAACCGGACGGAAGACGTATGAATTTAATATCCCTGAATTTATTCTCGCTTCGCCCTGTCTTGAAACCGAACCTTCCTATAAAAGACAGGGGCGTCTCTTCCGCGAGTATCGATATGCCGAAACGCGAACTTGACTCTATGAATTCGTGCGTCAGGTTCTTCTTATTTATGCTTATCGCTATCGTAACGGGATCGTTCGTTATCTGGAACACGGTATTGACTATCTGACCGTTGAGAAGATCGCCCTTATTGGAAGAGGCGATATACATCCCGTAATTTATATTATGAAGTACGTTGGGATCCATAAATATGCGTATTACCTTTTATACAACCCAGTAAGCTCTGCCCTGTCCAGGATATGCCCCTTCATGGCCTCTTCGACATCCTCTTTCCGGGCGCCCTCTCCCAGACCGATGCTATTGTCTAAGGCGTATATCTTGAATACGTACCGATGCGGCTTCCCCGGAGGCGGATACGGCCCGCCGTACCTGCCGGAACCGTTCGAATCGTTGGTCCCCAGTTTCCCGGGAACGCTGTCTTCCTCTATCTCCGGGATGACCGGGATATCATATACGACCCAGTGGACCCATGTGCCTGCCGGCGCGTCAGGATCATCGACTATCAATGCCATGGTCTTCGTGCCACCCGGTATGCCGTTCACGATGAGCGGCGGATTTATGTCATCCCCTTCGCCGGTATACTTTTCGGGTATCAAGGCGTTCTCTTTGAACGCCGGGCTCGTCAGCTTCATCTTATCCCCTCCTCCGGCTTCCGTATGATACATAAAAACGGAAGAGACCAATACGAACGACAGGACCGATATTCTCCAAGCCATATTTTTACGCTCTTCGGCCATAACCTGCTTTAATTAAGCGTTATCGCGGTCACCGGACATTCATCCGTGGCCTTTTTGCATGTCTCTTCGGCCCCTTTCGGGACGACGGCGACGAATGCTACCGCCTTATCGTCTTCCATCTTGAATACTTCGGGGCACGTGGCAACACAGAGCCCGCACCCTATGCATGTATCCGCATCGACTTTTGCCTTCACTCTCGATCACCCCCCTCTCTTCGGTTCATACCATCTCTTTTATGGCGGCGCGTACCTTGGCCGCCCGGTCCGTGCCTTTTCCCTGTATGGACGCGTATGCATCCTCAAATGTAGCGGCATCTCTCCTGTAGAAGGCGCCCAGGGCTATCGGGGCTTCACCATTATAATCCCATTCCCTTATTTTTTCCATCGCTCGTTTAAAATCGGAGGCATCGTGGTCTTTCAGTTCGTAGACATGTTTATCATAGTAATCGTACATATTGTAATACGTGACGCAGACCTGGAGGACATCTACGAGCGAAAACCCTTTGTGCATTACGGCTTCCTTGAATATATTTTTCAGGAGTTCCATCCCGTGCGAAGTACCTCTCGCGATGAATGTCGCCCCGCTTGCGAGCGCTATCTCCAGCGGATTGATCGGGAGCTCCCTGGTGCCGGCCGGCGTTGAGCGCCCCTTGAACCCTATCGGGGACGTGGGCGTATATTGCCCGGTGGTCAAACCGTATACACGGTTATCATGCACTATCAATGTCACATCTATGTTTCTCTTGGCGGCAAATATGAGGTGCTCAAGCCCCTCGCCGTAGGCGTCCCCGTCGCCTGAAAAGCAGATGACCTTCATGCCGGGACGGGCCATCTTTATCGCCTCCGCTACCGGGAGGACCCTCCCGTGCAGCGAATAGAAACTGTTCACGTTCAGGTAGTCGGCTATCTTAGCGTGGCATCCGATGCCCGACAATATCACTATATTCTCGAGAGGCGTGCCTTCGTCCTTCAGCGCCCCCAGGACGCTCTTGACGGCATTCAATATGGCAAAGTTACCGCAGCCGATGCACCATGTATTCTTCGCGTAAGTCCCCAGGTTCATCATATAAGATCCCGCACCCTCGCTTCCAGCTCATCCAGGGAGAAGGGCCTCCCGTCATACTTCAATACCAGCTTATCGACCCGGCACCCGCAGCAGCCGGCAAGGCCCGCCAGCTGTCCCGTGGCATTATTTTCCACGGCGATCACCTTCTCCGCCCCCTTGACCGCCTCGAGGAATCTCTTCACCGGAAAAGGCCCCAGGACGACCGGCCGCACCATTTTCAGCCCCAGGCGGTCTGCCGTCTCTTCGCATACACCTTTATTGGACCCCCAGCATAACAGTATCGTGGATGAATCCGTCTTCCCGGAAACCTTCACCGTTTCGTACCCCTCGAGCTCACGGCTCAGGGATTCCCCTTTCCTGAGCCGCTTATCCTGCATCTTTACGGTCATCGCCGGGTCTTCTGTAGTTATGCCGTACTCATCGTGTTCGTAGCTGTTGACTTTAACGACGGCGTCTTTACGCGGCGGGCAGACCATAGGAGAGACTCCGCTTGCGGTATCCCGATACCGCCCGTATTCGCCCGTGCCGTCCCAGGAAGGGGGGCCTTCTATCGGCATCTCTTTTATGGAATCCGGATCAAAACTATAGACGCCTTCCGCCAGTGTCTTATCGGCCAATATGATAGACGGGATCTGATATTTCATCGACATCTTCATGGCGATATGAGACCAGGAGAACGCCTCCTCGGCATCGCCTGGGGCTACGACAAGACGCGGGAACTCTCCCTGCCCCGCGCTCAATACAAAATTGAGTTCCGTCTGGGCCGTATAGGTGGGAAGCCCCGTGCTTGGGCCCGGCCTCTGCCCTACCATGATCACCACCGGCAGTTCGGCCATGCCGGAAAGGCTCAGGCCCTCCGTCATAAGGCAGAACCCGCCGCCCGACGTCCCGACGGCCACCCTCTCTCCCGCATAAGAAGATCCCGCCGCCATCAGCATCACGGCTATCTCGTTCTCGGGGTGGATAACCTTCAGCGAGAAATCATCCGCGATACCGGCAAGAAAATGGAGAAGCGGCGATGCGGGGGTCATCGGATACGCGATGAACGTATCGAGCCCGCCGTTCACCAGTCCAAGGCCGATCGCCTCGCTTCCGGTAAGTATGGGCAGCATGCCCTGAGGCAGCGTCTCTATCTTCAGGGCCCCTTTCGATGATCCGTACCCGTTAAGCGCTATCTTCAGATTGAGGTCGGCCTCTTTAGACATATTTTTCCTGGCCGTCCCCTCCAGTATATCCCAGGATACACCTATCGCCCTGAATAATGCCCCGATGGCGCATGAGTTACGCATTATGTCGATACCGCCGGATGCCTTCACCATCTGCTCCATGGGTATACCGAGCGACACAGAGACACCCGGCATACCGTCCGGCTTGGCCATATCCGAATTATAGATGACTATGGCCTCTCTCTTCAGGCGGCCCTTATGCAGGTCCAGCGTCTCCTGGTTCAACGCTATGAGTATATCGACCTTATCCGGGTGGGCTGAGATCTTTCTGTCCGACGCGCGTATAACGGAAAATGTATGTCCGCCCCTTATGAGGGAAGGGTAGTCGCGGTATATATATATCCGGTAATTGAGCCGGTTAAGGACGCGGGCGATGAGAAGCCCTGCCCTGTCTATACCGTCACCTGCCTTCCCTCCCAGGAGGATCGAAAGATCTGTCATATGGTCAAGGGTCTCTTTTAGTCCTCTATCTCTATATCTTTCGTGCCTTCCCACAGGCCGTGGAGATTGCACTTCTCCCATGCCTTCAGCGGGCCGCATGCGTGGCTGAGCTTTACCGGAACGGTGACTTTGGGTTCCGTCAATAAGGCGGATAGCCCTATCCTGAAAAGGAATGTGTCGCCCGAATATAGCTCTATCCACTCTATGAAATGTCCCTGCTCATTCGGATGGGCCTTATATTTCCCCACCTCTATCGTCACCAGGAACGGCTCATCCCTCTTCACCTTATCCGGGGCCGTGATCACCGGTATATGCTTCTGTTCCAATTCGGAAAGCGCCTTCACGTCTTTAGGCACATGGACACCGCACAGTATGTCACCTTCACACGAATATTTCGTACCTGCCATAGATATCAACCCCCTTTCAAATGATACAACGTAATTATACCACGGTCTATTTAAAAAAGGTGAGCAGTTTTGAGTCATGCTCAGGACCGGCTACTGCAACCCTCTTTGCAGTGCGCAACAGGCCTTAGCATATATCTGACCATTGTCCGCATATCTGTATCACCCCCGTCCCTTTGCTTATTTTTTAAATATATCCTTCAGGTCCGCATCTGGCGTCGTCACCAGCTTCAAATCGAACTTATCCTGGAGCACCTTGAATACGTTCGGCGTTATGAATGCCGGCGGCGTCGGGCCTATACGTATCCCTTTTATGTCGAGCGCTAGAAGGGTCAGCAGGATCGCGACGGCCTTCTGCTCGAACCACGACAGCACTAACGAAAGCGGCAGTTCATTGACGCCGCATTTGAAGGCATCCGCCAGTGCCGACGCTACGCGTACTGCCGAATAGGCGTTATTGCATTGCCCTATATCGATGAGGCGCGGTATGCCGTCTATGGAACCGAAATCGAGCTTATTGAACCTGTATTTACCGCACGCGAGCGTAAGTATGACGCAGTCACCGGGGACCTTTTCCGCGAATTCCGTGTAGTAGTTCCTGCCCGGCTTTGCGCCGTCGCAACCGCCTATAAGGAAGAAGCGCCTTATCTTGCCCGCCTTCACGGCGCCGATGATCTTATCCGCAAGACCGAGGATGGCCGTATGGTGGAAACCCGTCAATATCTTCTTCCCGGGCGTCTCCGCCAGCGGCGGGAGCGACTTCGCCTTATTTATCAGAGGAGAGAAATCCCTCCCGTTTATATGCGTCCCGCCCGGTACACCGGTGACCCCTGTCGTGAACAACCGGTCGAGGTAACTATTGGCCGGCGGTATCAGGACACAGTTAGTCGTCGCCAGGATAGCCCCGCCGAAGGCGCCGAACTCCTTCTTCTGGTCCTGCCATGCGCCGCCGTAGTTACCCGCGAGGTGTTTGAACTTCTTCAATACGGGATATCCGTGAGCGGGCAGCATCTCGCTGTGCGTATATACATCTATACCTTTACCCTCCGTCTGTTTAAGAAGCTCGTAAAGGTCGAGAAGGTCATGGCCGGTCACAAGGATGGCATGGCCTTTCTTTGTCCCGGTCTCGACTTCCGTGGGCACCGGATTGCCGAACCTGCCCGTATGGGCCCTGTCTAGGAGCTCCATCACTTTCAGGTTCATCTTCCCGCACCGGAGCACCATATCCAGATGCTGTCCCATATCAAAACTCACATTTGTTACCGTCTTGAATAGCGCCTCATGCATGAAGCTATCCACTTCCTCATCGCGCTCGCCAAGCTCCCGCGCGTGGTACGCATATGCCGCTATCCCCTTGAGCCCGAATAGCAGTATATCCTGCAGGCTCTGGATGTCCTCGTTCTTGCCGCATACCCCTCCCTTGGTACATCCGGACCCTCCCGCCGTCTGTTCGCATTGATAACAGAACATCATCCGCCTCCTTCTTTTGACCTCATCTCCCTGTATCTATTATACCGCTCGTCACCCACGCACTCCCGAGCGTATCTGCACCAGTCAAGGCACGTCTGTCCGCCTTCGCGTTTTACCATCTTACCGCAATTCTGACACCTGCCGGAGGCCTCATCCGTCCATATCTCTGCCTTCTCGCCGCAATACCGGCATTGCACCTCTTCCGGCTGCGGCTGGCTGAACTTCTGTGAACCCGGGCAGAGGGATATCATCATGACCTGCCACCTCTTATGCCTATGGTGATCTCTTCGAATTTGACGTCCCTTCCGGACGACGCTATGGCCTCTCTGGCCAGCGATACGAGCCCGAAGCAGCACGGGACCTCCATATGGGCACAGGTGACCGAACGTACGCCGTTATTCTTTATGATGGAAGCGATCTTCTCTTTATAGAACCCGGCGTCATCCAGCTTCGGACAGCCCACGAGCAGGACCTTCCCGCGCAGCAACCCGTCATGGAAATCGGGATAAGCGAACGGGACACAATCCGCGGCTATGAGGAGGTCGGCCCCTTTAAGGTACGGGGCGTTCTCGGGGACCAACATTATCTGAACGGGCCAGTTGGACAGCCGGGATGCCGTTTTACCCTTCACCCCTTTTTCCCCATGATCTTTCTTACCGCTCTTAAGATCCATCGCTTTCGAGCCGGGGCATGCGTGCTCTGCATGGCCGGCCTCTCCTTCCTCTATTATAGTGATCGCCCCTTTTGGGCAATGGCCTATACAGGCCCCGAGGCCGTCACAAAGGCCGCTTATGAGGCGCGCCTTGCCGTCTATTATCCGTAACGCGCCCTCGTGGCAGTTGGGGATGCAGAGGCCGCAGCCGTTGCACTTCTCTTCATCTATCTTTACTATCTTTCTCTTTGCCATAACCCGCCTTCCTTAATATTAGAGCAGATCCTTCACGGTAATGCGCGCCAATTCGGAGATGACGTGACCTTCTATCGCATCGAGCCTCTTCTTCAAACGGCAGGTCTTCCTGTTGGGGCATATGCCCTTCCTGAAAAGACACTCCTTAATAGTAACGGTTCCCTGGAACGCCTCGATCATATCTGTCAGGGATATCTCTGCCGCCGGACGAGCCAGCTCAAACCCTCCGCCCTTCCCGCGCTGCGACTTCAGTATCCCTTTCGACTCCAGCGTCTGAAGGATCTTGCGCAGGAACGGACGCGGCATATTAAGTTCCGCCACCAATGTAGATACGTTCACCACCTCTCCTTCATGCTTGGCCATGAAAGCGACGGCGCGTATCGAATAGTCCGTCTTCCTGGATATCAGTCCCGAATTCATCTTGGTTTGAATGATACCACATTAGTATCTTTTTGTCAAGTAAAAAAAGGGACGCCGCTCAGAAAAGCGGCGCCCCTATATCTCTCTTACAATCCCTTCTTTATCATGTATTCGATCAGGTCCACCACCCGGCACGAGTAACCCCACTCGTTGTCATACCACGCGATGACCTTGGCGAAATTACCGCCTATGACCTTGGTCATCTTGGAATCGAGAGTGGCCGAGGCCGGATAATGGTTGAAGTCGACGGATACCACGTCGTCTTCGGTATATTCGAGTATACCCTTCATCTTCCCTTCCGAGGCGGCCTTCATCGCCTTATTGATCTCCTCGGCCGTCGCCGGCTTCTTCAGCGTGCATGTCAGGTCCACCACCGAGACGTTGGGCACCGGCACCCTCATCGCGAAACCGTCGAGTTTACCCTTCAGTTCCGGTATGACTAACCCTATAGCCCTGGCGGCTCCGGTAGATGTAGGTATCATCGAGACGGCCGCAGCGCGGGCCCTGCGCGGGTCCGAGTGCGGCAGGTCCTGGACCCTCTGGTCGTTCGTATATGCGTGGATCGTCGTCATGAGCCCTTTCTCTATGCCCCACATATCGTTCAGCACCTTTGCCACCGGCCCGAGACAATTCGTAGTGCACGACGCGTTCGATATGACCGTGTGGTTCTTCGGGTCGTATTTATCCTCATTCACGCCCAGCACGATCGTGAGGTCCTCCCCTTCGGCAGGGGCCGATATGATGACCTTTTTGGCTCCGCCCTTTGTGATATGATTCACCGCGCCCTTCACCTCTTTGCCTTTTTTATTTACTCCGTCGTTCTTTATGGTAAAGAGGCCCGTCGATTCGACGACTATCTCGACGCCCAGCGCCTTCCACGGCAACTCCCCCGGGTCCTTTTTAGCAAGGACCTTGATCTCCTTGCCGTTAACGATGATCGCATCGGCGGACGCTTTGACGTTCCCGCCGGGAAAACGGCCGTGAACAGAATCATATTTAAGAAGATGCGCGAGCGTCTTCGCATCGGTTATGTCGTTGACCGCCACAAGCTCCATCGACTTCGAATTCCGTTCGAGGATAGCGCGCCCGACCATCCTGCCTATCCTTCCAAACCCGTTGATACCTACCTTCACTGCCATCGTCTTACCCTCCCTTTTGTATAAGTTCTCAAGCGACCAATCGCTTAGTAGGAAATGTTATTATATCATCTTTTTCTAAAGATGCAAGATATCTTGGATGATACGGCGGTCTTATCCCAATTTCACCTTCAGGAGGTTCTCTGCCGCTATATGAGGCGGGACCGGATTTATGTAGAACCCGCTTCCCCATTCGAAGCCGGCTATCTTGCCGAGCTTAGGCATTATCTCTATATGCCAGTGATAATCTTCCCTCTCGTGGCCGTTTATGGGAGATGTGTGTATTATGAAATTGTACGACGGGTCCGAGAGAAGTTTCTTTATGCGCGCCAGTGAATCGCGGAGAGCGCGCGCCAGGCACCTCACGCGGTCCCTGTCCGTATTCGTGAAATCGGATGAGTGCTTTTTCGGCAGGACCCACACCTCGTAAGGGAACCTCGAGACGTACGGGCAGAAGGCGATGAAACAATCGTCCTCGTATATTATCCCTTCCTTCTTCTCCTGTTCTTCGCGCACTATATCGCAGAAGACGCACCTCTCCTTATATTCATAGTACTTCGAGGCGCCGTCTATCTCCTCCAGCACCCTCTTCGGGACTATCGGGAGCGCTATCAGCTGGCTGTGGGGATGCTCCAGCGATGCGCCGGCGCTCTTGCCGTAGTTCTTGAATATAAGGATGTACTTGAACCGGCTGTCCCGGCGCAGGTCCAGGGACCTTGCGACATATGCCCACAGGACCTCTTCGGTCTCGGCGTGGGTCAGGTCGGCCATGTCCTTAAAGTGCTCCGGGGTATCGACGATCACTTCATGGGCGCCGATCCCGTTCATCATGTCGAATATCCCGATCCCCTCTTTGTCGAGCTCCCCTTCGATCCTCAGGGCCGGGAACTTATTGGGGACGACGCGCACGGTCCATCCGGGCGAATTCGGCGGTCCGGCCTTGCGGTGCGCCGCTATCTCCGGAGGCGTCAGCGCCTCGCTGCCCCAGCAGAACGGGCAGTTATCCCTCTTTTTGTCATGCGGCTCGACCCTGAAATCGCCCGGGCCGGCTATCTTATCCAGAAAGACGATCGTCCATCTTCCTGTTATAGGGTCCCGCCTGAGCTCATTCATATCAGACCCTTGCCTCTCTCACCGATCTCGCCGCGTCTTCCGGAGGGAGCGGATTGATATAAAAACCGCTTCCCCATTCGAACCCGGCAACCCGCGTCAATATCGGCAGTATCTCGAAATGCCAGTGGTAATCCCTCTCTATCGTCTCCCAGTACCCTTTCTTGCCGGCGTCCCGCCTGAACGGGGCCGCATGCAGAACGAGGTTGTAGGGAAAGTCGCCTATCACCGACCTTGTCTTCCTGAATATAAGGTCTATGAGGGAGGCGAGGTCGGGTACATGGCCCCTGTCGGTCTTATAGAAGTCGCAGGAATGGCCTTTCGGCAATATCCACGTCTCGAACGGGAACCTGGACGCAAAAGGGGCGAGGGCGATAAAATATTTCGATTCGGCTATTATGCGTTTCTGCATGGCCAGCTCCTGCCTCATGATATCGCAGAAGACGCACCTCTCTCTGTAATCGTAATAGAACTTTGCGCCGCTCAGTTCTTCCTTGACCCTCTTAAGGTTAACGGGGGTCCCGATGATCTGGGCCCTCGGATGTTTTATATGCCCGCCCCCTGCGGCCTTACCGTAATTTTTAAAGAGCATCGCGTACTTTATACGGGTATCGCGCTCCAGGTCCCGTATCCTGTCGAGCACCACGTTCATGCTCTTGACTATCTGTTCCTGTGAGAGCTCGGATTCCCTCTGGTGGCGCGGCGATTCCACTATTATCTCATGGGCGCCCCTTGCGCTCATGATATCGTACATGCCGCGGCCGTGCCTGTCGAGATCCCCCTCGATGGTGAGGAGCGGCGATATGCTCGGGATGACACGCACCTCCCACCCGGGGCCGTTAGGAGAACTGCCCGGCTTCCGTAGCGCGTATATCTCCGGGGGCGTCATCGATTCGTTCCCTTCGCAGAAAGGGCACTTCTCGCCTCCGGTGAACTCTTCTTTTTCTACCAGCCCTGAACCGAACTGGTCCGGCCGCTTGGCCCTTTCGGTGGATATGATGACCCACCTTCCTATAATAGGGTCCCGCCTGAGCTCAGGCATCTATTTCGTCTCCCTTAAGAATACCAGGAAATCGGAGGGGTTTATGACACCCAGTATGTTACCGAACTCGTCTTTCACTATTATAAGCTCGCCCTTCCTCGCCTCGACCTTCTGGAGCGCGGTCTTGAGCGACGTGTCGGGGCTCACCGTTATGAACTTGCGCTGCATCACCTTGGCCACGGAAGAGTCGAGCTCCCTTGAAAGCGCCTCCGGGACCTTCGCCACCACTTCCTTCTTTATGCTCTTCAGTTTCTCCTTTATGAAATCGTAGAGCACGGAGATCAGT
The DNA window shown above is from Candidatus Omnitrophota bacterium and carries:
- a CDS encoding desulfoferrodoxin family protein, with amino-acid sequence MAGTKYSCEGDILCGVHVPKDVKALSELEQKHIPVITAPDKVKRDEPFLVTIEVGKYKAHPNEQGHFIEWIELYSGDTFLFRIGLSALLTEPKVTVPVKLSHACGPLKAWEKCNLHGLWEGTKDIEIED
- a CDS encoding YbhB/YbcL family Raf kinase inhibitor-like protein, whose protein sequence is MAWRISVLSFVLVSSVFMYHTEAGGGDKMKLTSPAFKENALIPEKYTGEGDDINPPLIVNGIPGGTKTMALIVDDPDAPAGTWVHWVVYDIPVIPEIEEDSVPGKLGTNDSNGSGRYGGPYPPPGKPHRYVFKIYALDNSIGLGEGARKEDVEEAMKGHILDRAELTGLYKR
- a CDS encoding flavodoxin domain-containing protein; this encodes MRPCEIKKGIYWVGVVDWNVKNFHGHTYTTRRGSTYNAYLIIDDKITLVDTVYGPFADEMIRKIGEIVPPGKIDYVIANHVETDHSGAMPALMKLCPKAKVYGTAKCKEGLYRNYYENWDFQTVKTGDKLKLGRRTLSFIEAPMIHWPDSMFTYCREESLLLPNDAFGQHYATSERFDDEVSEAELMDEAAKYYANILLPLSSVILKKIEDIQKMDIPFDMIAPSHGIIWRKDPMKIVKAYISWARNETKKKAVIVYETMWGSTEKMARLIAEGIADAGVDVKLFDINASDRTEVIGRMLDAKGYLIGSSTHDNDMLPAIAGFLELLKGLKPKNRIAAAFGSYGWGGGAAENVEKGLKEGGMEIAQPLLSCKYVPDEGERKRCYEYGLEFGKKL
- a CDS encoding HAD-IA family hydrolase: MALTACEVLLFDVDGTLVDSRLDIANAMNFALASAGLPKKEPAEITAHIGTGVSDLVRKCLGESRQDMAGRVLEAFSGYYLEHPADTSKLYPHVKEVLEHFKGKRKFILTNRYARFADVTLGKLGIRAHFEDIIGGDDESCMKPSACILERLFSGTATDKDKAMIIGDMAIDINTGKNAGIRTCWVTYGLGKREDVEPLRPDYVIDDMIELKNIVR
- a CDS encoding ferritin-like domain-containing protein, with translation MGKKSREIAGAEVNLKDLIKDLNKAYCDEWLAYYAWWYMAQAVEGKGYEDMAEFLNKIAKDELEHAQELAERIIELGGLPVNNISDLAKNANAPYPGVMKDLADYDAIIKIVTTAEAGAIEVYNKIAKKTFGKDHDTYQLATHIMGEEIGHEEMFENLKG
- a CDS encoding thiamine pyrophosphate-dependent enzyme, whose product is MMNLGTYAKNTWCIGCGNFAILNAVKSVLGALKDEGTPLENIVILSGIGCHAKIADYLNVNSFYSLHGRVLPVAEAIKMARPGMKVICFSGDGDAYGEGLEHLIFAAKRNIDVTLIVHDNRVYGLTTGQYTPTSPIGFKGRSTPAGTRELPINPLEIALASGATFIARGTSHGMELLKNIFKEAVMHKGFSLVDVLQVCVTYYNMYDYYDKHVYELKDHDASDFKRAMEKIREWDYNGEAPIALGAFYRRDAATFEDAYASIQGKGTDRAAKVRAAIKEMV
- a CDS encoding 2-oxoacid:acceptor oxidoreductase subunit alpha, with protein sequence MTDLSILLGGKAGDGIDRAGLLIARVLNRLNYRIYIYRDYPSLIRGGHTFSVIRASDRKISAHPDKVDILIALNQETLDLHKGRLKREAIVIYNSDMAKPDGMPGVSVSLGIPMEQMVKASGGIDIMRNSCAIGALFRAIGVSWDILEGTARKNMSKEADLNLKIALNGYGSSKGALKIETLPQGMLPILTGSEAIGLGLVNGGLDTFIAYPMTPASPLLHFLAGIADDFSLKVIHPENEIAVMLMAAGSSYAGERVAVGTSGGGFCLMTEGLSLSGMAELPVVIMVGQRPGPSTGLPTYTAQTELNFVLSAGQGEFPRLVVAPGDAEEAFSWSHIAMKMSMKYQIPSIILADKTLAEGVYSFDPDSIKEMPIEGPPSWDGTGEYGRYRDTASGVSPMVCPPRKDAVVKVNSYEHDEYGITTEDPAMTVKMQDKRLRKGESLSRELEGYETVKVSGKTDSSTILLCWGSNKGVCEETADRLGLKMVRPVVLGPFPVKRFLEAVKGAEKVIAVENNATGQLAGLAGCCGCRVDKLVLKYDGRPFSLDELEARVRDLI
- a CDS encoding flavin reductase yields the protein MDPNVLHNINYGMYIASSNKGDLLNGQIVNTVFQITNDPVTIAISINKKNLTHEFIESSSRFGISILAEETPLSFIGRFGFKTGRSENKFRDIKFIRLPSGCPVVLDNTLCYIEAKVIKKLDCGTHTLFLGELTESKVLKAGKAMTYDYYHQVKRGTTPDTAPTFIRGEETKGKDNTMQKYRCVVCNYIYDPATGDPDGGVAPGTPFEKLPDNWVCPVCGADKSQFVKEG
- a CDS encoding ferredoxin: MKAKVDADTCIGCGLCVATCPEVFKMEDDKAVAFVAVVPKGAEETCKKATDECPVTAITLN